A genomic region of Paroedura picta isolate Pp20150507F chromosome 4, Ppicta_v3.0, whole genome shotgun sequence contains the following coding sequences:
- the NFS1 gene encoding cysteine desulfurase, producing the protein MWVPRPGALRALRGLVVFPGRRLSGAAAPQQGKSNADESAFRPLYLDVQATTPLDPRVLDSMLPYLVHYYGNPHSRTHAYGWESESAMEKARQQVASIIGADPREIIFTSGATESNNIAIKGVARFYKSRKKHIITTQTEHKCVLDSCRALEAEGFNVTYLPVKKNGIIDLKDLESAIQPDTSLVSIMSVNNEIGVKQPVCDIGHICSSHKIFFHTDAAQAVGKIPLNVSNMKIDLMSISGHKIYGPKGVGAIYIRRRPRVRVEPLQSGGGQERGLRSGTVPTPLVVGFGAACELAQQEMEYDHERISLLAERLVTKIMAEIPDVVMNGDPVDRYPGCINLSFAYVEGESLLMALKEVALSSGSACTSASLEPSYVLRAIGTDEDLAHSSIRFGIGRFTTEEEVDYTVKKCIQQVKRLREMSPLWEMVQDGIDLKNIKWTQH; encoded by the exons GTAAAAGCAATGCTGATGAATCTGCATTTCGACCACTGTACTTGGATGTCCAAGCAACTACCCCTTTG GACCCCAGAGTTCTGGACAGCATGCTGCCATATCTTGTGCATTACTACGGCAATCCACACTCCAGGACTCATGCATATGGTTGGGAGAGTGAATCTGCTATGGAAAAAGCCAGACAA CAAGTCGCATCAATAATTGGAGCAGATCCTAGAGAAATTATTTTTACCAGTGGGGCAACAGAATCAAACAATATAGCAATCAAG ggtGTTGCAAGATTCTATAAATCCAGAAAGAAACACATAATTACCACACAAACTGAGCACAAATGTGTGCTAGACTCTTGTCGTGCCTTAGAAGCTGAGGGCTTTAATGTTACATACTTGCCAGTAAAGAAAAATGGGATTATAGATTTAAAG GACCTAGAAAGTGCAATACAACCAGACACAAGTTTGGTTTCAATAATGTCTGTGAATAATGAAATAGGAGTCAAGCAGCCAGTTTGTGATATTG GTCACATTTGCAGTTCCCATAAAATTTTCTTTCATACAGATGCTGCTCAGGCAGTTGGGAAAATTCCTCTGAATGTCAGTAATATGAAAATTGACTTAATGAGCATCAGTGGTCATAAGATATATGGTCCCAAAG GGGTTGGTGCAATCTATATTCGGCGCCGCCCAAGGGTGAGAGTGGAACCCCTACAAAGTGGAGGTGGCCAGGAGCGAGGATTGCGTTCTGGAACTGTGCCAACCCCTCTTGTAGTGGGCTTTGGAGCAGCTTGTGAACTGGCACAACAAGAGATGGAG TACGACCACGAGCGAATTAGCTTGTTAGCTGAAAGATTAGTTACAAAAATAATGGCAGAAATTCCTGATGTGGTAATGAATGGAGATCCAGTGGATCGCTATCCAG GTTGCATCAATTTATCCTTTGCTTATGTGGAAGGGGAAAGCCTGTTGATGGCTCTTAAAGAAGTGGCCCTCTCATCTGGAAG TGCTTGCACATCTGCATCTTTGGAACCATCATATGTATTGCGTGCAATTGGAACTGATGAAGACTTGGCTCACTCATCTATAAG GTTTGGTATTGGTCGttttactactgaagaagaagttgattATACAGTAAAGAAATGCATACAGCAGGTCAAGAGATTACGAGAGATGAG CCCATTGTGGGAAATGGTGCAGGATGGAATTGACTTGAAGAACATTAAATGGACACAACATTAA